The following are from one region of the Actinoplanes sp. L3-i22 genome:
- a CDS encoding serine/threonine protein kinase, translating to MTMQDHSAAEAMETRPCAHCGRPVPQRSSAGRPFRYCRDNDGECQRANRNVRMRHRSSPGLAGSVARTWEVVDRLDQMVGTLTEALHSEMSPAGVERQVAEVRAETSSAVAAAHAERDDARRDAEQAATATAAAQQIAVAATAERDESRQRATEATRAAEEAGKREQEAFTARDEAVKAATAAAALRERAEAERDAAGDELSAARHQVQETKAQRDAAERDLAAALRDHNDFRRTAEQTAARAEESLTAARADADALRAAAEQAELRAKAAERATAEATARAEKAATEATARADRAAAEVAGVRQELAAVTGDRDELRRTAGDFDRTRKDLDRAVEERVDLERRLAAARADADSAHQRVAQLTSQVSDLASALAALGSARPAGAPAPAQATPGGH from the coding sequence ATGACGATGCAGGACCACTCCGCCGCCGAGGCGATGGAAACCCGACCCTGCGCCCACTGCGGGCGCCCCGTGCCGCAGCGTTCCTCCGCCGGCCGGCCGTTCCGGTACTGCCGGGACAACGACGGCGAGTGCCAGCGCGCCAACCGCAACGTGCGGATGCGGCACCGCTCCTCCCCCGGGCTGGCCGGTTCGGTGGCCCGCACCTGGGAGGTGGTGGACCGCCTCGACCAGATGGTCGGCACGCTGACCGAGGCGCTGCACTCGGAGATGTCGCCGGCCGGGGTCGAGCGGCAGGTCGCCGAGGTGCGGGCGGAGACGTCGTCGGCGGTGGCCGCCGCGCACGCCGAGCGGGACGACGCGCGCCGGGACGCCGAGCAGGCGGCGACCGCGACCGCCGCGGCGCAGCAGATCGCGGTGGCCGCGACCGCGGAACGCGACGAGTCCCGGCAGCGCGCCACCGAGGCGACGCGGGCGGCCGAGGAGGCCGGCAAGCGCGAGCAGGAGGCGTTCACGGCGCGCGACGAGGCGGTGAAGGCCGCGACGGCGGCGGCCGCGCTGCGCGAACGCGCCGAGGCGGAACGCGACGCGGCCGGCGACGAGCTGTCCGCCGCGCGGCACCAGGTCCAGGAGACCAAGGCCCAGCGCGATGCCGCGGAACGCGATCTTGCGGCGGCCTTGCGGGATCACAACGACTTCCGGCGTACGGCGGAGCAGACCGCCGCCCGCGCCGAGGAGTCGCTGACCGCCGCCCGCGCCGACGCGGACGCCCTGCGGGCCGCCGCCGAGCAGGCCGAGCTGCGGGCGAAGGCCGCCGAGCGGGCCACCGCCGAGGCCACCGCGCGCGCCGAGAAGGCGGCCACCGAGGCGACCGCCCGGGCCGACCGGGCCGCGGCCGAGGTGGCCGGGGTGCGGCAGGAACTCGCCGCGGTGACCGGCGATCGGGACGAGTTGCGGCGCACGGCCGGGGACTTCGACCGGACCCGCAAAGATCTTGATCGGGCCGTCGAGGAACGCGTCGACCTGGAGCGGCGCCTGGCCGCCGCGCGAGCCGACGCGGACTCCGCGCATCAGCGGGTGGCGCAGCTCACCAGTCAGGTCAGTGACCTGGCCTCGGCGCTGGCCGCACTGGGTTCGGCGCGGCCGGCGGGGGCTCCCGCTCCGGCCCAGGCCACCCCCGGCGGCCATTAG
- a CDS encoding phosphotransferase enzyme family protein, giving the protein MDPEVRDRWRLTVGPQLGARSTYTWAAARDGREYVVQRINPADSPDWRYSLRVAAALREQGWPTPEPAEEPLVTPDGVWLLADRLPGRPHVTAGSDSPAEQRRRGRLLAELHAALAATGITGQREGFGFPAAMVGDPELERTLRAYRELHPDDGAELLACRAAAVEFFAANPVVEAPSGVIHGDFTPWNLLFENDRLTGVLDFELTHVSHLVADFALAWRGYQDGVISGYEEVRPLSELERSLLVPTFQAWCFLGLAGEDAATLDLSWNVAHLRRASTRLIGPPRRRSGR; this is encoded by the coding sequence ATGGACCCGGAGGTCCGCGATCGCTGGCGGCTGACCGTCGGCCCGCAGCTGGGCGCCCGGTCCACGTACACCTGGGCGGCGGCCCGGGACGGCCGGGAGTACGTCGTGCAGCGGATCAACCCGGCGGACAGCCCGGACTGGCGGTATTCGCTCCGGGTCGCGGCCGCGCTCCGGGAGCAGGGCTGGCCGACCCCCGAGCCGGCCGAGGAACCCCTGGTCACGCCGGACGGCGTGTGGCTGTTGGCGGATCGGTTGCCGGGCCGGCCGCACGTCACGGCCGGCTCGGACAGTCCCGCCGAGCAGCGTCGGCGGGGCCGGCTGCTCGCCGAATTGCACGCCGCGCTGGCCGCGACCGGGATCACCGGGCAGCGCGAGGGCTTCGGGTTTCCCGCGGCGATGGTCGGCGATCCGGAGCTGGAGCGCACGCTGCGGGCGTACCGGGAACTCCATCCGGACGACGGTGCCGAGTTGCTCGCGTGCCGGGCCGCGGCGGTGGAGTTCTTCGCGGCCAACCCGGTCGTGGAGGCGCCGAGCGGGGTGATCCACGGCGATTTCACGCCGTGGAACCTGCTGTTCGAGAACGATCGGCTGACCGGGGTGCTGGACTTCGAGCTCACCCACGTCAGCCATCTCGTGGCCGACTTCGCGCTGGCCTGGCGCGGGTATCAGGACGGGGTGATCAGCGGGTACGAGGAGGTGCGGCCGCTGTCCGAACTGGAGCGGAGTCTGCTCGTGCCGACCTTTCAGGCGTGGTGCTTCCTGGGCCTCGCGGGCGAGGACGCGGCGACGCTCGACCTCAGCTGGAACGTCGCCCATCTGCGCCGGGCCTCAACTCGTCTCATCGGCCCTCCGCGGCGGCGTTCAGGTCGGTGA
- a CDS encoding DUF4041 domain-containing protein — MSIPFDLWGQRGWASAEVAGESHYQAAIRSLFGARLPAGGSEITVAAQLLPEPLNKHDRNAVAVFVGPAQVGYLPRETAMSYAPTLIGLVARGWTPQVGARVWGSQWGPGEFSVSVRLDLAEPHMIMPANQPPPEPHRMLPSGGAIQVTGEQHHLDALATWLRAEGECWVHATLHEITEQSARSARTVVEVRIDGARVGQLTPRMSGEVLAAVRHLAERGLGACTRAIVKGNRIKTEVIVYAARAHELPDSWLDLPSETAPPPAASPAPPAQLAPVPMPRPIPIVPVAAEPSAAETAVLSAPASRPAAPAQPPAPVILPAVPPAPIGQMPPPEPAAQTAVLPAPAGHTTVPITPPAPRGPRAPDVPERQSDPAQAAGPPQAPHRPRFNPPPNWPAPPPGWSPPPGWAPDPGWGPPPAGWQVWIEEPPVEEPRHDPEIPLFGARGKARELAAEVEKLRAEREEMARLGLFDLKDLMEQRQRLQRDLTDLRHHLDGLRKQVVVTEEEALLQEAGIYRYRHPLSDAVAYQEALAHLQDQIKEMAKPDGGAVLAAAGWTVNGSEAQGRTMLRDYAKLMLRAYNAEADNLVRTLKPYKLDAAIERLGKVAGTIARLGKTMDIRISEPYHRLRVQELGLTADHQERLAEEKAREREEKARLREERQLQQEIERERARLDKERQHYANALAALRAGGDVEGAAQLRDRLAEIDAAIQDVDYRAANVRAGYVYVISNLGAFGENMVKVGMTRRLDPLDRVRELGDASVPFVFDVHALFFAEDAVGIEAQMHARLADRRVNLVNQRREFFYATPAEAKRHLMELTGNLLQYEETPAALEYRQSLNQPRRNVVPG; from the coding sequence ATGTCCATACCGTTCGATCTCTGGGGCCAGCGTGGCTGGGCCTCCGCGGAAGTCGCCGGCGAGTCGCACTACCAGGCCGCGATCCGGTCGCTGTTCGGCGCGCGTCTCCCAGCCGGTGGCAGCGAGATCACGGTCGCCGCGCAGCTGCTGCCCGAGCCGCTCAACAAGCACGACCGCAACGCGGTGGCGGTGTTCGTCGGCCCGGCCCAGGTCGGCTACCTGCCACGGGAGACCGCGATGAGCTACGCGCCGACGCTGATCGGCCTGGTCGCGCGCGGGTGGACGCCACAGGTCGGCGCGCGGGTCTGGGGCTCGCAGTGGGGTCCCGGCGAGTTCAGCGTCTCGGTCCGCCTGGACCTGGCCGAGCCGCACATGATCATGCCGGCGAACCAGCCGCCGCCGGAGCCGCACCGGATGCTGCCGTCCGGCGGAGCCATCCAGGTCACCGGCGAGCAGCACCATCTCGACGCGCTCGCCACCTGGCTGCGCGCCGAGGGGGAGTGCTGGGTGCACGCCACCCTGCACGAGATCACCGAGCAGTCCGCCCGCAGCGCGCGGACGGTGGTCGAGGTGCGGATCGACGGCGCCCGGGTCGGGCAGCTCACCCCGCGGATGAGCGGTGAGGTGCTGGCCGCCGTCCGGCACCTCGCGGAGCGCGGCCTGGGCGCCTGCACGCGGGCGATCGTCAAGGGCAACAGGATCAAAACCGAGGTCATTGTGTACGCGGCCCGCGCGCACGAACTTCCGGACAGCTGGCTCGACCTCCCCTCCGAAACCGCGCCCCCGCCCGCCGCCTCCCCGGCCCCGCCGGCTCAGCTCGCGCCGGTCCCGATGCCCCGCCCGATCCCGATCGTGCCCGTCGCCGCGGAACCCTCAGCAGCCGAGACCGCGGTCCTGTCCGCCCCGGCGAGCCGGCCGGCGGCACCGGCACAGCCGCCGGCCCCGGTGATCCTGCCGGCGGTGCCGCCCGCGCCGATCGGCCAGATGCCGCCGCCCGAGCCGGCCGCCCAGACCGCCGTGCTCCCCGCCCCGGCCGGGCACACCACGGTGCCGATCACGCCGCCCGCCCCGCGGGGACCGCGTGCTCCCGACGTACCGGAAAGGCAATCGGACCCGGCGCAAGCCGCGGGACCACCGCAAGCACCGCATCGCCCGCGTTTCAACCCGCCGCCGAACTGGCCCGCCCCGCCGCCCGGATGGTCGCCGCCGCCGGGCTGGGCGCCGGATCCGGGCTGGGGACCGCCCCCGGCCGGTTGGCAGGTGTGGATCGAGGAGCCGCCGGTCGAGGAGCCGCGGCACGATCCGGAGATCCCGCTGTTCGGGGCGCGCGGGAAGGCCCGGGAGCTGGCGGCCGAGGTGGAGAAGCTGCGCGCCGAGCGGGAGGAGATGGCCCGGCTCGGGCTGTTCGACCTCAAGGACCTGATGGAGCAGCGGCAACGCCTGCAGCGCGACCTCACCGACCTGCGGCACCACCTCGACGGACTGCGCAAACAGGTGGTCGTCACCGAGGAGGAGGCGCTGCTGCAGGAGGCCGGGATCTACCGCTACCGGCATCCGCTCAGTGACGCGGTCGCCTACCAGGAGGCCCTCGCCCACCTGCAGGATCAGATCAAGGAGATGGCGAAACCGGACGGCGGCGCGGTGCTGGCCGCGGCCGGCTGGACGGTGAACGGCTCCGAGGCGCAGGGGCGGACGATGCTGCGCGACTACGCGAAGCTGATGCTGCGCGCCTACAACGCCGAGGCGGACAACCTGGTGCGGACGCTGAAGCCGTACAAACTGGATGCCGCGATCGAACGGCTCGGCAAGGTCGCCGGGACCATCGCGCGGCTCGGCAAGACGATGGACATCCGGATCTCCGAGCCGTACCACCGGCTGCGCGTGCAGGAGCTCGGGCTCACCGCCGACCACCAGGAGCGGCTCGCCGAGGAGAAGGCGCGCGAGCGGGAGGAGAAGGCCCGGCTGCGCGAGGAGCGGCAGCTGCAGCAGGAGATCGAGCGGGAGCGGGCCCGGCTGGACAAGGAGCGGCAGCACTACGCGAACGCGCTCGCCGCGCTGCGGGCCGGCGGGGACGTCGAGGGCGCCGCGCAGCTGCGGGACCGGCTCGCCGAGATCGACGCCGCGATCCAGGACGTCGACTACCGGGCCGCGAACGTCCGGGCCGGCTACGTCTACGTCATCTCGAACCTCGGCGCGTTCGGCGAGAACATGGTCAAGGTCGGGATGACCCGCCGGCTCGACCCGCTGGACCGGGTCCGCGAGCTCGGCGACGCGTCCGTCCCGTTCGTCTTCGACGTGCACGCGCTGTTCTTCGCCGAGGACGCGGTCGGCATCGAGGCGCAGATGCACGCCCGCCTCGCCGACCGCCGGGTCAACCTGGTCAACCAGCGGCGCGAGTTCTTCTACGCGACGCCCGCCGAGGCGAAACGTCACCTGATGGAACTGACCGGAAACCTGCTTCAGTACGAGGAGACGCCCGCCGCCCTGGAATACCGCCAGAGCCTCAACCAACCCCGCCGGAACGTCGTACCCGGGTGA
- a CDS encoding MFS transporter: MTVADRGATYREVFAEPKFRVLFFARTAAIAAESLRIFALSVLVFEQTGSALLSALAFAAGFLPQLAGGLLLGALTDRIRPRPLIVAGYLSGGAAALLIATVEMPVAAQLTIIAAVACGTPIFMGAAGRLVADVLTGDAYVLGRSVMNAASSGAQLLGLAVGGVTVAAVGPRQALLVAAAGQVLAALIVRLGLPDLDGLRAEGGSAVRASLTGVRDLLGDPVIRRLMLVHWLPPACVAGAEALLVAYATARGFPAGSAGALMAAVPVGMLLGDLIVGRWVRPAMRERLSRPLVVLAGGPLALLVAGLPLGGSLALLVLCGAGAAYQLGLQRPLLEATPEARRGQMFALLSTGMMTAQGLSPVILGAAAQLTTTPLAVSAAGAATVLCALLIPRPGQPRPLTRASTAAPDAS; encoded by the coding sequence GTGACTGTTGCCGATCGGGGCGCGACCTACCGCGAGGTCTTCGCCGAGCCGAAGTTCCGGGTGCTGTTCTTCGCCCGCACCGCCGCGATCGCGGCCGAATCCCTGCGGATCTTCGCGCTCTCCGTGCTCGTCTTCGAACAGACCGGGTCGGCGCTGCTGAGCGCGCTCGCGTTCGCCGCCGGGTTCCTGCCGCAGCTGGCCGGGGGGCTGCTGCTGGGCGCGCTGACCGACCGGATCCGGCCCCGGCCGCTGATCGTCGCCGGGTACCTGTCCGGGGGCGCGGCCGCGCTGCTGATCGCCACCGTCGAGATGCCGGTCGCCGCGCAGCTGACGATCATCGCGGCGGTCGCCTGCGGCACGCCGATCTTCATGGGCGCGGCCGGGCGGCTGGTCGCGGACGTCCTGACCGGCGACGCGTACGTGCTGGGCCGCTCGGTGATGAACGCCGCGTCCTCCGGCGCGCAACTGCTCGGCCTGGCCGTCGGCGGGGTCACGGTCGCCGCGGTCGGCCCCCGGCAGGCGCTGCTCGTCGCGGCCGCCGGGCAGGTGCTGGCGGCGCTGATCGTCCGGTTGGGCCTGCCCGATCTCGACGGGCTGCGGGCCGAGGGCGGCTCGGCGGTGCGGGCCAGCCTGACCGGCGTCCGGGACCTGCTCGGCGACCCGGTGATCCGCCGGCTGATGCTGGTGCACTGGCTGCCGCCGGCGTGCGTCGCGGGCGCCGAGGCGCTGCTCGTCGCGTACGCCACCGCGCGGGGCTTCCCGGCCGGCTCGGCCGGCGCGCTGATGGCCGCGGTCCCGGTCGGCATGCTGCTCGGCGACCTGATCGTCGGCCGCTGGGTCCGCCCGGCGATGCGCGAACGCCTCTCCCGGCCGCTGGTGGTCCTGGCCGGCGGGCCGCTGGCGCTGCTCGTCGCCGGGTTGCCGCTGGGTGGTTCGCTCGCGCTGCTGGTGCTGTGCGGGGCGGGCGCCGCGTACCAACTCGGGCTGCAGCGCCCGCTGCTGGAGGCCACCCCGGAGGCGCGGCGGGGCCAGATGTTCGCGCTGCTCTCCACCGGCATGATGACCGCCCAGGGCCTCTCCCCGGTGATCCTGGGCGCGGCGGCCCAGCTCACCACCACACCCCTGGCCGTCTCGGCCGCCGGCGCCGCCACCGTCCTCTGCGCCCTGCTGATCCCCCGCCCCGGTCAGCCCCGCCCCCTGACCCGGGCGAGCACCGCGGCCCCGGACGCGTCGTAG